ATATCTGTAAGAATAAGCATCTTGAACGCGGATATGGTTAACATTGTCGTGAAGTTAGCCTTGTATTTTACGTCAAAGTTTTAAAGCAAAATAAATGCAATTCAATTTCATTGATAGATCGTCAGCAAACAAGTTTTAAGTCAACaaaatcgtttattttttgaagaacattttcattttctttatttagaCTAATTCCTACCTACCTACCTATTAATAGTCtgtgcattatttttaaaacttttattggACAAATAAAACTTTGTGCAACATGTATTTTGTAACTTTAAAATTATCACACGTAAGAATGATTGATTTGTTTGAAGGAAGCTGTGTACCAATAAATTGTCAGCTATTTTTTGGTACTCTTTTTAACTCGTAAGAAGTTGTGTTTCCAGGCTCTTGAATATTCTTTTCCGGAACACTTTCTGTTTTTACATTATATAACGCTTGTTTCAAAGTCAAAATGTTAGAGTTTTAATAGTGCAGTCCAagcataataaaattaaagcatCGATAAACCTAATAATGACATTGCTTTATTCCGTATCATTTCACTACACCTATATACTCTCTAAAATACTTTCTGGCTAAAATTAATCAAGTGCCAAATAAAAGTCTACTGACACATTGATATTTAATGTCACGACGTTGTCAACGGGCATGATGACGACGATATTCTAGACGGATACATAGTAGCGAGAAAGCAATGCACGAGAAAATCTTTTAACAAAAGTAATCTCGAAAGCGCGCAAGAGAACAGGTTTTACGCCGATATAATTGGCGGTATATTAAAGAGTAAAGCAAGCAGCCGCGTAGCAAGAAAATAAACGAGAGCCGGGCGTCAAAGATCTAGGAAAGcaggaaaaaatgtataataatgcCCTGCAGTAATTACGCACCATTGGACTTTCACGGAAATATGCGCTATATAGCAGTGCGAGTTCAATTGAGTTGCCAGCCGGGTTTTTGAACTTTGTCTATAGATCGCAAGATTGAGATCAACAGCGAATAAAAAAGGTGAAACTGCTGCTACTTTTTCGTGCAAAGCTACAATCGCAACAAAGTGTTTCATTCTGATTTTCTCagtgttatttttttgttcattcTAACTCGATTTACGTTTGAAATTAAGATGTAATTAGTGGCATAAATTTCTCGATATTGTACTGAAGTATAGTTTAGATTATTTAATGATGCCGATCAGTATAATTGTCTTCTCATGGCCCACTTTTGTCAATCAAGAAATAAATCAAGAGCATAATTTATCTATTCATACCGTCAGGATTCGAGACTGTAATACGGAAGaactaataaataatatgaatAAAGCGACGTGATTATTTCGTATACCTAACTGTAACGTAATAGTTGTAAAATTAGGACGATAAAGATTCACGCGTGCTTGGCTCAGCAATATTTATACAGCAAACGaaaagaagcaaaaataaCTCACCACTCGCTTAGATAAGTAGGTGCATATAAGTCTCAGACTTCCGGTATAAAATCCAGTTCTGCGATCTCGAAAGCAGCAGGCACCAtcttaaacaaaaatacgcTAGAAAGTAGTGGAATAAAGAGCATGGAAACAAGAAAGTTGGCAAAGCAAGAAGGGAAGGAGGAAGAAAGGGCGGAAGAGAGCACGGGTGGTCGATAAAAGTGAGGGAAAATGTAGGATATACACTTGAACAGCGGTAGTTTGGCTATCTGCGTTCCCGACTTCCCAGTGTGCGTATATAGGGTTCACTCACGCGTGTGCGGGATAAAACTGCAGCAAACGGGAGCAACGAGGACAGCCGCCGGTGCGGCGACAGCGAAGCGCACGACTCTCTGGTATTCGCCCTCCTCTGCATCAGCTACTCTCCGAGCTTTCGGTAGCTCACGTGACGTGCCTGATCTACACACTACTTGcgactccctctctcgctttcgctcgcACTTGCCCTCTCTAGTGTATATAGCCGTAGATCAGTCTAGGCGTCGCTGTCCGTTTGCCGCTTCTAATTCAGCGTCAGTCCATctagtgtttttttttctctcgcctaTGTGCTGCTGCTCGCGCTCGTTGACCTACCGATGCAAGtgcattcttttttttcttactctGATTACGGTGTTTGGTTCTATTGTTCCGTGGGTCGATTTTGGTTTTTATTCTGCACTTAACGTCGagatcgaaataattttttaaccaaGAATAACGAAGTTGGTACATCGTAGTTTTCGCTCAATTGGTGGGGAGAAGTCTTTTAATTGTTAATTTCATCGCATacttttgttaaatattttttagtcgttCTCTATTCCTCTCAGGCACGCAAGCACGtatctatttttattcaaCACAACAATTGTAAGCAATTGATGCTGGTGCGATTCTtgcaataataaattcatgTTAAATATGAGAAggaaattaaagaaaaagagacagtttaacgaaataattattttattaaatacacTAGTTCGTAGTCATGAAAATGacatatatttacaaatgtaCAGATAATATTAATGTTTGTCTGTAATAAACAAGAACGTCAATTTGATATATACATCTATCACGGGATGCGAAGTTTTAAAAACATCACAATTGCTCTTAATAAGTCAGTCCGAGCGAAAAACTATAAACATACACAAAGCTATCATCtatactattaatttttaaatgcgataaaaatatacttgCTTGTTTAAACAGCTATCTACCTGTTAGTAAAATATAATCAATGTGTATAGTAATGACTATAGTAAGTCGCTCGGATTGCTCATAAGTAAACGGTTCCTTAAACTAGTTATGCTTGATGATATAGAATATATATCGCTACTTCATATACAAAAACGTTGGTGACCCATTGTAAAAATATCCGCGATAGTATGCATTATatattgtaacattttcatCTTTGTCAGCGGACATTTTCTTCAGTGGAATGTTAAAACCAATATTTGTTGTATAACAGcagtacaaaatattttactacaaaagtaaaatattgCTATAATAAGGCTACTGCGTAAATACTTATTTACACTGTCACAAGCGTTACTAGGAACTTGCAAATGATTAGTGCaaattacaaatatattacagaaaaattgtttgataGTTTAAATTTATAGATGtgactattaacaataacgcTTCATAAATGCTATCGAAAGTTGAAAAGGTTTTGAAAATGTTGGTAAAAATTGTGTATAGTTCAAAACTATTAAGTGATAGCAAGAAtataagaattaattaaaaacgcTGTTTAAGGTAATATCAACAAGAGctatatgaattaaataatgatgatATGATCAATGGCACTCGATcttttgtgtaaaaattggaAAAGCGGTGTTTagctttctacacctagacttGTCAAGGTAACAATCTCAGACTCCGGTATTTTCCTCGCGCAAAGATCATTCGAGGCTTATATATAAACAACAGCcggttatttttaaaatcgcgAACTTGTATCGACACTAATGACAAAAATTAACAAGAAATCGATACTTCATTAAGATCAAATCTAAACTTGCGTTGCGTAGGTCCTAGCACACTCTGAATGATAAGCAAAACGTTTTATTAACTATGACAGTGCTATAATATAGAGTAATTTAGatagtaaaaaaattcaatcatgACGTAAGCCGGTCGTCGTCCAAAAAACGTCGATTTGACAATTTCTGATGCGATCGGTTCTGCCTAGAGTTACCAATTTCTGTTGATATTGTAAAAGTTGATTATAATATTGTAACAATGTGGCATTCGACGATTTTTACTTTCTGACTATTGTCGATGAAAAAATATGTGCTCCAAACAGAGCGCATTAGAATTGGTGAACtctaaaaatgttaatattaGTAATAGCTACAAGATCTCGTCTAAGATTAAGCTACTTCGATCGATCAATATGAGCACCACGCCAGCGTCGCAGTGTCGGTGTAATATAATTACTGTGTACGTGCATTGTTTGAGATGCACGCCTCCTACGGTCCTTTTTCACGCATCATCGGCTCTAATAAAAATGAACATCACGTCATACAAGCTTATTAATGAACAACTTAAGTTAACCTTACGTAAAACTTAGATTAATCGCCGACTGCTGGACTAGCAACGCATTTGTTCTGAGCAGAAAAGAAGTAGTTCAATATATACTGGTATATACTCGTACGGAAAAGCTTCCTTGCGAAATGCAATTATAGATTCCCTGTTGTTTGGCTCTTAGAGAGCTTGATCGAACATTGATCGCGAAATACTAGATTTTCGCGCTATACGCTCGATAATACTTTCCTTTGCAATATGACTCACGTGACTTTGCACGATTCACTTCATCTTTCCAAGCTCTATGACAATCTTTTCGAGACTCGTGTAAGTGCCGATGACCAGACCGAGTAAGCCGAACAGGATGACAGCGATGTTTCTAGTTGCGAGGAAGACACGCTCTTTGGAGGACTTGACCTTCCAGAAGGCGCAGATCTGGATCAGAGCTGGGAAAGAAATGCCCAACATCGCCAGACAGAGAGCACCGAACAACGAGATGAAAAGCTCCAGCAGTGGGATCGAGACAGCCAAGATAACTGGAAAAAGAGATGACGATATTAGTGATGAATCGAAGAACgtagaaatttaattttgtgaTTATTTCATTATACTTACAAGTAAGGATGACAATGCAGGTCCTCACGACGTACTCCCAGATCAGTTGGTTCAGGTTGGATGTGTGCTTCATTCTCGGCTGGATGTATTCGTTCCACGAGATGTCGATGGCAACGTAGCACTGCAGCGAGTGAGTGACGAATATGGCTAGGGCAAGGAGTATCTGCACGACGGACGACAGCACCTCGTCCTCCGGCAAGTTAGTGGTGATGGTTCCATATACCTTATCGCCGTACTTGATGTATCCAAAGAATCCTATGCCCACGTACAATATAATGTTGAGAGCCATACCGATGTTGAGAACACCGCAGGGATTCATGAACTTTTTCGGTTGCTTCATCTCGTTCTCCAAAGGCATGATCTGCAACAGCGACGTGAGATTTATTCATCGGTTGTAAATGCCGATGATCGCTCAGATCAATTGGAGCGAGGATACTTACCACGCCTATAGCCTCAAGGGCGAATAGAACCGTGCCCAAGAACAGCGGGAAATTGGCAACATCGCCGATCGTTTGTCTTCCAGTGAAATCGATGGGGTCTCTGAAGAGGTAGTACAGGATGATGGCAAAACTGGCGAACGTAACGAAGTTAGCGATGGTCGACAGAGGTGCCAGGAGCTTGAGGTTTCTGACCCAGTTGATCAGAATCAAAGGCAGCAGCAGTGCTAACATGTAAAAGCGTAAGTCGATATCGGGATTGACGTAGTTGTCCATTGCCTGCAACCAACAGAAATAATCGTTAGTCTTCCGCTGCCATATTCTCTCGcgcgtgtattattattatcacaCCGAGGGCCACGAGCGAAGCGGAAAGAATAAGCTATTCCTTACGCGGAAGATATATAATGAgtctgttttattttcaatccGGTCGCGTATACGGTAGTTTTCTCGGCTATTTTGCTATTCCCGACGCGTAAGCTTCCTCTGACCTACATGAGCAGCTATAAAACACTAATCGCACGAAACGAGCTCATCAtatttatacttataaaaGCTTACCTTCTTCAAATTTTCAGCTATAAACACAGTGTAGACGCAGCATGTGCCCAACTGGTAAACCATCAGAAACGTGTTGCAAATGTGCCTGCAATCCATAAAAATAGCCCAATCGTTAGCAAATACATTCCGCAAAGAAACTGAGAGGTCGATACGTGTCCGTTATTTACAATGTATACTCACGGGCAATATTTGGAGAAGCGCCTCAAGCATTTCGGACCCTCTTCCAGCGAGGCCTGCATGGTTCCCGGATAAGTCATCGACGGAACTTTTCTCCTCTTGCAGAGCTCGTACTCTGATTTGATTAGAACCCGTATACAATATGTGCAAAGCAAGCCGATAATTATAGTGCCGATCGTTCCGACCACATAGCCCGCGTTCTCGAAGGCCTTTGGCATAGCCAGGATTCCTGTTCCCAGACTGCCTTTCATCAGATGGAACAGCGTTTCCCAAAATCTGTAAAACGGCAAAGTGCTCGCGTTAACTCTCATGACTCGTGAGCGCATAAATACTACATCTCGCGCAACTGTGTAACTATCTCTCTAACGCTGCGGAATTGAGCAAAAACTGGTatgaaggaatgcgagctgcAAAAACCGTCGAACAATTCAATTAAAAGCCAGCCTCCGGTACAGTTCGCGAAGAAAGTGTATAGAGCGCAGGGGAGTAGCCGCGAGTTTTATGTAAGCGGTATACGTGAAAGTAGCCGCCGAGATAATAATGCACGTCTTATTACATCTGACGTTACATGAACTTAATCGCGAAATTATCTCTAATCGCTCATCATCACGGGCTTGCTTGTTTTTCATTTCTGTTTGCTTTTTCATGCTCCGACTTTTTATGAGATAGCGTGATAATCAATGTACACGCACGTGCGCCGAAAACACGAATCAGCTCACTCTTTCTGGCTGGTCTATTATCATACGTCGGCCTCGGATGAGCTGACGAGTTTCACATCCTCATTGTTCGCGCGTTCGCGTATCGATATAGTAATTCATAAAGTTTAATTGGTAAGCCGAGCTCGCGCGGGCAATATAATACACGTCAAATCGTCGCATTGAACTTACGTCGTCGGGTGTTGAACTTCCCGATGCTTGTACGGATCGTAGTCCCCTTCTAATTCCTTGGCGATTTTTCTCTTGTCCTCAAGCTCGACAACGCTAAAGTTGTTTGAGTTGTCCTTCGCCGTGTACCTGCAAGGACGCACACACGTTATTTTCAATTCATTTCCGCTTTCAATTTgcacatttttatattatcctCTACTGCAGGATTTTCAATACTCACTTGCTTCCATTGTTTTCGAATGGATTTTGCCTTTTCGGATCGATTGAGTCCTGCAAGAAGACAAAAAACGAGAACTTGTAAATAAACGACGAAAAACTAGTTCACTATTATAATAATTGCGAATTCCTTTGTCGTACTACGCTGCAGCCTCTTAGTtatcgcttttttttttaatttgtcgTAATGTTAATTACTTCATTTTTCGCGCAAAACTATTTAGCCTAGACCGCGTAGCTTAtgcaacgttttttttttttaacgacgACAATGATAATTTCGTATTTTACTGGCAATAGAGAACTCGAAGCTAACTTTAAAAAGGCATGGAAAATGCACATGTAAATCTTTCACCGCGTTGTGACCTCATGTACATCTGTACTTCCCCTAGAAGGAAAGTAAAGCATGTTTTATCATTTTACGTCAAGTTTTATTAGCGGTTGTTTTCAACGGAAAAAGTACCCCTTGAAATACAGGACCTTCTCCGGGGAAGCTACCACTGTCGGCTCAACCGGTAAGCTGTGCGTCCGAAAGATGTCCTCACCGGAGATGCCTCCCAAGAAGGATATACGCGTAGGAATGGCTAATAGGTGTGTATGTAGGTGTGGAATATAGGATTGGGCAATAAACTTCCACACAGAGGTGGTGGAAGGCCCCCGCCTACTATAAGCCCGTAGGCGGCTGTTCGCGGCAATACGAGTACAATTCATATATATGGTTAATAATAGTCGAAACGCCCATACAGGCAAACAGGCAATATAACTAATCCGCTACGACGTCATCATTAAAACCTAATTAAACAAGTTTAAGCTTGATTTGAGGATGAGTAATCTGGATAAAGATTGCATTATTGTATCAAACGCGAATATGCGCATAGACTTATTGGTCTACGAGTGCAATAATCTTTTATCAGTATATAGGTAAGTACTGTATGAGGCCGTACGCatgtaaaaattatctttCTCCTCGGTCCTTTTACCTCAAACAACGGTTTCAATGCGCAAATACAGTGgcctataaaaaaatatgcagtATTATATACAGGCGCACCGCGACGAGATAAGTACAACTATATGCATCGCTGCTGTCGTTTCATTTGTATGCagagaataaatatttattaagagATCGACATATGCTTCTTAACGTCTATTATTAAAGCGCTTAACATCATTTTTATGATCTTATTATTATGATCTTCTCCTTTTGAATGTGATTGTATATAGAACGATTGTTTGCAATTCTCAATCGCGTCAAATGCAGCGTCTGCATGTGTTACGTCACTCTGAATAATAAACGAACAAAGACGGGAATCACATCGTTACGAAAAAAATGCGTAAGCGAGACCAAGCGAGAGATGCACGTGTGAAAAGGTGTGCGCGAGACTTGAGAATCACAGCGTAACGCTATCCGCTAAGAATATGATTGCAACGGCGTGTTAATTTATTCAACGATGCTTGCGCACGAACAAAAGAATGGCTTCGATAAAAACAGGAGCTACTCACAATGAATTCATTTGAACCTTCGAAATTCAGTAGAGTCATCAATTGGAATAACAGCTTCGAGTGCGCCGATTAATTATTTTCCGTGTTTGCAAACTTTCGAAAAAAGTATGATTCCTCTCGAAAATATGTATAAGGtatgataatatttttcacatcGGTATGCACACCTGCAGACGGCGAGGCAGACAGTTTTACGACCGATAAGTCAAtggaaaaaataacgatatCATCGGACGCCTAGTACACAGGCCTTacagaaaattttaatttatgcaCGACGATTAATACGTCCCGGTTGATTTAAGTTCAATAGACTTTGAATGCGTGGTCAGTGATGAACTTTCTTATCTCGGCGGCGTAACACGTGTGAAAAATTCCAATTTCATAAGTTTTCCAGTCTCGGCTGTTATTTCATATCGCGTTTGCTTTATCTGCCTGAATCAGTTTCGATCAAAACACTTGTGATCGATTATTGGCTTTTTGAATCACTATGCGAGACGAAAAATACGATAAAGAAATTCGAGATAACTCCCTGAAGACACACGTAACGCTGTATAGCTCCTGTACTGATTTCTCCGAAGATAACCGCTTACAAAGCTTTCCTATtgtttaagcaaataattgtAGGCGTCCGGGCCGCAGGCTTTCgcataaataaaatcaaaacaaactcTACTCCCAGCTGTTATTATACACTTATAGTGTGCACAACAGGCGATTGTAGGGAGGCACGTCCTTGCGACTTATCTGCGAAGTTTGCGTTTTAATCGTCATCCGAGGAATTTCTCCCGCTCGGAATACCGAGACGACTCGCGGCTTTATCTTCATTTATTCTCCTCTATTGTCGCGATAGCTTAATGCCTACTTTGATTTCTAAATACCTCTATCGTCGCGGCTGCTCTAAAAATTCTGTTTGCTTTACCCAGATCCTCGAAATTTAACTGTCTCCCCCAAGCGCCACTTGCCTCGCACCTTCAACCGAGAGACTTCTTTTTATCTGTATTAATCATCGAAAGTGTGTACCGTAATTTTCCCAAAAAGTTAAATTCCATTCGATCGACCCATCCAGACAGCATATACGATTAGTTTAATCTATGAGCTGCTCACGCGTTTCCAGGTAATCTCGGCCGGTACGAAAAAgcgttttgataatttttgaaTCTCCACTTATCGCGGGTACTCGTACAAGCTCGATAAACGATCTCGAAATGTTTTCGAGATGTGTTAACGCAGTGATTTAAACGCGAGGgaaaatctttaaaatcaattgTCGGCGACCGTTCAAGGAAATTCGACGAGCATTAGCGCAAGACATGATTGTTGGCGTAATTTTTAACGATCCGAATGTTATTGTACTATTTGTATTCGGATCAGGTTAAGCCGAGGATGTATGCAACACAAGtggaatattttttcttttgtcacGCGCGTGATGAGTCCATGATGCAGCTGTGATGAGGACAGTGCTATCTGatgcgaaaaagaaaaaaatatgtttgttTCGTCGTTGTACAAATCCCgtgattaaattatttggatGTTGTCCGATAATTCGCGCGCTGTATCTCGAGTGTAGTACTTAACGCGCGCTAATacacaattattaaattttttttcattctgaTTTATGGCACGAGTCTCGCGTATATGAAAACGTTAATACGACGCGTGAGTGCAGCATTAATTGCGAAATGATAATTTTGAAACGGCGAAGCCGTCACCGCTTGGAAGCCTGCTCGAATCGACGAATGTACCAAAAATGATTAATGTTAAGGATACGTGAGAAAAACCCGTTTAAAGGTTCGCCGGTTTCTCCTTGCGAAACGCGCGGGATTACACGGTTTCTTTGCGAGCTATGGCGTTTTTTGTCCCGATACTATAACCGGATTTTTTATCGATCATTACTGCTAACTATCCTCTATACGGCGCTAAAAACGCGACCAAAAGATTCGTCCACCTTGAAGCCGGTTTCTCCATTGTGAAAAGCAATTGCATCCGCGTAGCTCGTGAGCGCTGAACGCGTACAATGCTATGGTTAAATTGTTCATTTCGtgtattcgcgcgcgcacacgcctTGCATAACTCGGCAACGCGGCAAAGGTACACAGATTAAAACGGCTCGCGGATCGAAAATCTTCTAACTATCCTATTTGTTGTTTTCGCAGCTCGGGAGTAGCTGTTTATCGAGAAAGCGCGAGAAATCTTCTCGCGATTATCTATCGGTTCATTAAGGAAACGGCGCGAGTATACAGTCgctaataaaataagcattcCTGCAGtggaaactttttttttcctcgtttttATAAACCCTGTTATCTGCGAGAAACGTGCATTTGAAATAGCATCGTCGTCACGCGTGTCACAATGAAAAATCGCAACGACTGCGTCCGTCAATCAGATCGATAGGATCGCACACGAGGTGCacgagagaaggaaaaaaaaaataaatagaggATATAAGGCGCAACACGCGAGTGCCCAATTAGACAGGAACGCGAAACGCTTTTATTCCGAGAAGGAAAAATCCCGCGTCCCTCGCCGCTCGAAACTGCATAATTATGCGtgtgagcagcagcagctctcgcgagAGCCTGTTCTATTGCTACTTACTGCGTATAGGTGTTTCGATGTTTTtatgcgagcgagcgcggaaAGAATGTATCTTCGATACGCTTCGTCCCCTGACACTCTGATCGGCCATGTGCGCGCTGAGATCGTTGCGCAACATAAGCGCGGCGCTATTTTTTAATGgatctttttttaatgtcTCGCGGCCGAGTGCGTATACGGCTGAACTTGATTTCCCGATACACAGCCGGCTGTGCTGCTGACTGTCTCAATATTTACGTCTTCGAGGTAGACGCGACCTTGCGATACTTATACGCGAAAagctttcgcgaaaaacatttgtttttcaacGACCGGCTTATCCGGTTCAATGAATTGTTTAGTCGCCGGCGCGCATGAACGATTTTCACCGCTACTTGGAAAATTCATTGAGCTCATCGTTGCGCAGCGCGACAAAAGATTAGCATTGTGCGCGTCGGTGCTCCgcggaaagaaagaaattccAGAGTGAAATCTTAGATTTAGTTGTTTGGCTTTCGCGGCATAAGACTCAGCGCGGCGGATAAGATGGAAAGGCGAGCAGTTGTAGTAAAAATTCGTGTTTGCCGACGTTAATTCACGTGAATCCTGTGTATGGAAAGTTTGAAAAGAAGGTGTGAGCTAATAAACTCATCGATCATCGGCCACCTGTTTTACGCGCACTGTATCGATGACTGTACACACGGATCCCGGCTGTGGTCTTAATTGCATTCTTCGGGCTGTAAAAAATTCCACCCATTTGTGTACCTGCTCGCGTGTAtccagagagagggagagagagagagagagtgagataAGTCGCGCTCTAAACATACAACATTATACACGCAGAAAACCACTTTTTATACATCGAGCCGATAATTTTTCCAAAGCTCGCAAGTATTCAAATTCAGTCGGGAGCAGTGGCGCGCGTTCGTTTGGTTCGTAGTCGATATTCTTGTTCGGCAGTAGTGTCAATATAGAAACTGACGGAATATCCCAATATTTTTTCTGCGCTATATCGAGAACAATTTATGCCCGATAAACGCTTTCCAGAATGTTCCAGCGAGGTGTGTTGAACGAATCTCTCGAGCTTTTGTTTTCGTAAATAAAAAGCGTCGCCGATTTTTATCGTTCATATAAACAAACCGATCCATTAGGAGCAATCGATCGGCGAATAGCGACCGGAAGAGTACGTAAGCTGGTTAGCACTTTTCGAGCTTTTGAGGTCGAGTCAATTAAGCAAAGCTGTTATACATCATACTCTCTGATAATCCCGTCCGCAAATAAGACTCcttttcgctctcgcgcgcttaCTTTGAATCGCAACGGTATAATCGGCGATCGTTTTCGCCTTACCGATCGCACTCTATCTGAGCCTGCGTCACGGTATACTCGAGGTAAGTAACTTATTAGAACGATAACACCCTGGCGACTATCGCTGccaatcaataaaaattttcgccCCTCATCGACGCGAGTCCACAACTTAAAACATAATAACGATAGCGTTCTCGAGTGCGCGTCTTATCGGCAAATTGAACCGGCGGCGTTAGCCGGATCCTTTTTTCCGGGCCAGAGCGATGAAAAGGAAAAAGCAACTTACCGTACTGCCGGTAAATCC
The sequence above is drawn from the Nasonia vitripennis strain AsymCx chromosome 4, Nvit_psr_1.1, whole genome shotgun sequence genome and encodes:
- the LOC100122621 gene encoding proton-coupled amino acid transporter-like protein CG1139; its protein translation is MSQDNYGFTGSTDSIDPKRQNPFENNGSKYTAKDNSNNFSVVELEDKRKIAKELEGDYDPYKHREVQHPTTFWETLFHLMKGSLGTGILAMPKAFENAGYVVGTIGTIIIGLLCTYCIRVLIKSEYELCKRRKVPSMTYPGTMQASLEEGPKCLRRFSKYCPHICNTFLMVYQLGTCCVYTVFIAENLKKAMDNYVNPDIDLRFYMLALLLPLILINWVRNLKLLAPLSTIANFVTFASFAIILYYLFRDPIDFTGRQTIGDVANFPLFLGTVLFALEAIGVIMPLENEMKQPKKFMNPCGVLNIGMALNIILYVGIGFFGYIKYGDKVYGTITTNLPEDEVLSSVVQILLALAIFVTHSLQCYVAIDISWNEYIQPRMKHTSNLNQLIWEYVVRTCIVILTFILAVSIPLLELFISLFGALCLAMLGISFPALIQICAFWKVKSSKERVFLATRNIAVILFGLLGLVIGTYTSLEKIVIELGKMK